From the genome of Desulfovibrio sp. JY:
CGGCGAATCGGGCCTGCGCGAGGTCAATGTGGAAGTCGGCGGCAACACCCTGCATCTGGCCGTGGTCTACGGCCTGGCCAACGCCCGGGTGGTCTGCGAGAAGATCAAGGCCGGGACCTGCGACTACGACCTCATCGAGGTCATGGCCTGCCCCGGCGGCTGCGTCGGCGGCGCGGGCCAGCCGGTCAACCTCGACCTGGCCGCCCGCAAGCGCCGGGCCCAGGGGCTCTACAGATCCGACAAGGGCCGCCAGCTCCACAAGGCCCAGGACAACGTCTTCGTCAACCAGTGCTATGCCAAGTTCCTCGGCGACGTGGGCGGCCACAAGGCCCACGAGCTGCTGCACACCGGCTACCAGAGCCGGCGGCGCATCGCCGACGAGACCCTCGTGATCCTCGACGGCGCGGGCGAGCCGCGCCTGCGCGTCCAGGTGTGCCTCGGCACGAGCTGCCACCTGCGCGGCGCCCAGGACATCCTGACCGGCCTGCTCGGGCATATCGCCGAACAGGGCCTTACCAATGCCGTGGACGTGCGGGCCTCGTTTTGCCACGAAAAGTGCGCCGAAGGCCCCACCGTCCAGATCAACGGCGACGTCATGACCCACTGCACCCTGGAGTCGGTCATCGCCGCCCTGGACGCGCACCTGCAAAATCCCCTGCCGCCCACGGCCGGCGCGAGCGCCGGCACGGGCTGCGCCTGCGGCAAGGGATAAGAATAGGAAGAGAAGAAAGAGATGCGGGGGCGTTGCCCCCGCACCCCCACCGGGTGGCCGAGGGCCCCCCGGTCCCCCCACAAGGGGGAGGAACGGAAACGGGTTTCGCGTGGCAGCGCGGGACCCGTTTTTTGTTTTGGGAGATGAAGGGGGAGATTGCTTGCGCGCCGAAGCGAAATCGAGGCACAAGGGCAAGAGCGATCCAGGTCGCCAATCCCAAGACAAGGAGCCCGCCATGGAACTACTTGCCGCCTTTCTGACCGCGCTTGTCGCCTTTTTCGCCGCTTCGGCCCTGCCCGACTATGGCAGCGGCCTGCTGCTCGTCCTCGGACCGCTCTTCGGCCTGCTCATGGCCGCGAAAAAAGGCCTGCGCGGCCACGAACGTCTGGCCTACGCGCTCAAATACCTGGTCTTTTTCTTCGTCGGCGTGGGCGGCATCTGGGGCGGGATCGGCCATGTCTTTTTCGCCGACAGGATCGCCGCCTCCATCGGCTGGGCCCCGAGCCCCTTCCAGTTCGAGGTGGGCATGGCCAATTTCGGCTTCGGCCTGGCCGGCATTCTGGTCCCCTTCTTCCGGCCGGGCTACTGGTTCGGGGCGGCCGTTGGCCAGTGCGTCTTCCTGCTCGGCGCGGCGGCCGGCCACATCGCCTCCATGCGGGCCGGCAATTTCGCCCCCAACAATGCCGGCGTGATCTTCTACACCGACATCCTGGGTCCCCTGGCCATGCTGGTCCTTTTTTTCGTCCTTTCCCGAGCCAGGCCCCATCGCCTCCAGTAGGCCGCGCCGACAAGGCTTGCGATATTCAAGAAGTCCCCTCGTCCTCAATTCCCGGAGCCGAAGTGCTCCCGATACCGCCCGGGCGTGACACCGAACGCGCGCAAAAATGCGCGCCGCAACAGTTCGCCGCTCCCAAACCCGCAGGCGCGCGCCGTTTCCTCGAGCCCGGCCGCGCTTGCGAGCTCAAGCCGTTGCCGTGCGGCTTCAAGCCGCAACCGCTCGACATACCGGGCCGGGGTTATCCCGAATTCGCGCACGAACGCGCGCGCGAAATTGCGCGGACTCATGGCGACACGCGAGGCAAGCGCTTCCACCGTCAGATCCTTGGCCAGATTCTCCGCCATCCAGACCTGGAGTTCAAAAAGCGGACTGTTGGCCGGGGCCTGTGTCGCAAGCGAAACGCTGAATTGCGCCTGCCCTCCCGGGCGGCGTAAAAAAAGCACCAGGCGGCGTGCGACCGCAAGCGCCATCGCGCTGCCAAGATCCTCCTCCACGAACCGCAAGGCGAGATCCATCCCCGCCGTGACGCCGGCCGAAGTGTAGATATTGCCATCCTGAATCCAGATCGGGTCGGCATCGACGCGGACGCGGGGATATCGCGCGGCGAGCGTCCGCGCATACTCCCAATGCGTTGTGGCGCCCCGGTCATCCAAGAGTCCCGCGTCGGCGAGAAGAAAGGCCCCGGTACAGATCGATCCGACGCGCCTGACGCGCGACGCCATGTCCCGAAGCCAGGCAATGACCTCCGGATTGCCCGCCGTCATGGCCCCCCTGCCGCCCGCCACCAGCAACGTATCCACATCGTCTCGAACGTCATGATACCGCTTGTGGGCAACAAGGCGAACTCCCGCCATGCCGTCGACATCCAGGGTCTCTTTCGAGGTTGCCAGCAGGATTTCGTATGATCTCGGCTTCCCTCTTATTTTATTCGCCGCCGAGAATACGTTCACAGGCCCGACGACATCGAGCTCCAATACGGGCGACGGCGCGAATACAACCACGCGCCGCGGCCGTCCGCCGCCCTGCTCCCTTTGCTCCGTCTTCAGTTCGCCGCCCATGGACCCTCCACATTCGAATCTCCGGCTGTTCCGTACCCGGCATAGGACATATCGCGCCCGTTTGCCCGCGCTCAAGCCGCTTCTGGCCGAAATAGTGGGGCATTTGTCATTCCGACCAGGCGGTCCCGAAGCTAGAACGAGGCTTGGCTGTGGGCAATGGCGATGCGTCAGGCACCATGTGCCACCTCACGCGAACCTATCTCGGGAGGCATAACGACAACACAGCGGCAGGCGACAGGGGAATGCGGTTGCACCAGGCCGGCCTGGAAAAACGAACTCCGGTCCCGCACCCCTCTCAAAACAACGGCTCAAATCTGGCCATCTTGCCCAATCAACAAACAACAATACAGGAGACTTTGCGATGTCATCTTGGAAATGCAGCAATTGCGGCGAACAGATTGACATGAAATCATTCCCGGAAATATGTCCCGCATGCCATCAACAACATGGCTTCAGCGCGCGAAGGGCTATCGTGCAACGCGACAAGGAGACCTATGCCATTGCCCCGCATATTCCAGGCGGCATCATAACGGATTTCAGCTTGCTGCGGAAACTCGCCGATGTTGCGGAAAAATACGAAGTCAAAGCCATCAAGATCACATCCGCCGAGCGGTTTGCCCTTGTAGGCTTCCAGCCGAACGACATCGACGCCGCCTGGAAAGACCTTGACCTTGCGCCTTCGGCGGGAAGCGGCCTGTGCGTCAGATCGGTCAAGCTCTGCCCTGGAACGAGTTTTTGCAGACTCGGCATGCAGGATGCCGTTGGCGTCGGGCTGCGGATCGACCAGAAGTTTTATGGCTACAACCTGCCCTACAAGTTCAAGATCGGCGTCTCCGGTTGTCCCAACACGTGCGCCGAGTCCTCCATAAAAGACGTTGGCCTGATCGGCACGCCAAGCGGTTGGCGGGTCGTGGCCGGAGGTTTCGCGACCAGTCTTACCCCGCGCTTGGCCGATTGCATCGCCGACAAACTCGATGATGCCCAGGCGATGGAACTCGTCGACAAGATAATCGAATGGTTCCGCGCGACGAACAAGCCCAAAAGGCTGGGACGCCTCATCGACGAGGTCGGCCTCGACACGTTCAAATCGGAATTGGGTTTGTCCGATCCTGGCGCATGACAGCGGCGCGCATTGACCGCGGCCTGCCGCGAAACGGCGGCATGGCGAATTCGGATCCGTAGCCGTGGGCGGCCCCACATGGGGCAACGGGGACCGAAAAGACAAGCCTCCCCAGCGGCCGGATCGGCGACGCAAGCCGGTCCGGCCGCTGGGGACGGCACACCTCGTCTGTCTGGCGCGCCGGGCAATTTTGGCTTATGACCGGCAAACGAATCCGTCTCACCGCAACAACGAGGATCGCATGCGCCGCACCTTTGTTTTCGCCTGTTTCGCCGTTCTGGCCCTGGCCGCCGCGACCGTCCGGCCGGCTGCCGCCGAGGAAGTCGGCTGCGTCACCACCGAATGGAAGCTGCTCGGAGCCAACCATAAAGTCTGCGTCAACGCCTTCGACGACCCGGACCTCCCCTGCGTCACCTGCTACATGAGCCAGGCCCGCACCGG
Proteins encoded in this window:
- a CDS encoding GlxA family transcriptional regulator, translated to MGGELKTEQREQGGGRPRRVVVFAPSPVLELDVVGPVNVFSAANKIRGKPRSYEILLATSKETLDVDGMAGVRLVAHKRYHDVRDDVDTLLVAGGRGAMTAGNPEVIAWLRDMASRVRRVGSICTGAFLLADAGLLDDRGATTHWEYARTLAARYPRVRVDADPIWIQDGNIYTSAGVTAGMDLALRFVEEDLGSAMALAVARRLVLFLRRPGGQAQFSVSLATQAPANSPLFELQVWMAENLAKDLTVEALASRVAMSPRNFARAFVREFGITPARYVERLRLEAARQRLELASAAGLEETARACGFGSGELLRRAFLRAFGVTPGRYREHFGSGN
- a CDS encoding NAD(P)/FAD-dependent oxidoreductase; protein product: MKSFPEICPACHQQHGFSARRAIVQRDKETYAIAPHIPGGIITDFSLLRKLADVAEKYEVKAIKITSAERFALVGFQPNDIDAAWKDLDLAPSAGSGLCVRSVKLCPGTSFCRLGMQDAVGVGLRIDQKFYGYNLPYKFKIGVSGCPNTCAESSIKDVGLIGTPSGWRVVAGGFATSLTPRLADCIADKLDDAQAMELVDKIIEWFRATNKPKRLGRLIDEVGLDTFKSELGLSDPGA